One genomic segment of Gammaproteobacteria bacterium includes these proteins:
- the folC gene encoding bifunctional tetrahydrofolate synthase/dihydrofolate synthase, which yields MRFKTLPEWLAWQEQLHPDVIDLGLHRVRHVLAALKLDRPAYPFLTVGGTNGKGSCVSFAEAMLMTAGRKTGAYVSPHLLRYNERVRVDGEDVPDEEFCESFARIDAVRGDLKVTYFEFGTLAAIDIFARRGVEAAVLEVGLGGRLDAVNALDPDAALVSSIGLDHQDWLGPDRESIGREKAGIFRTGRPAVCGDREPPASLRDYATTLHADLRLIGRDFEHHPAGGGWTWRGREGSYTGLPAPALPGRVQYDNAASVIAALQASERLRVPEAAIRRGLMEARIPARFQRVAGPVETVFDVSHNPDAARVLSENLLAAPAQGQNVAVMGMFKDKAVEEVARALAGRFQRWYLGGLEGPRGQSAAALAARVHAALPEAQLAEFPSVPAAYAAAMGEACPGDRVVVFGSFQTVAAVLKDA from the coding sequence ATGCGCTTCAAGACTCTTCCCGAATGGCTGGCCTGGCAGGAGCAACTGCACCCGGACGTCATCGATCTCGGGTTGCACCGGGTACGCCACGTGCTCGCTGCGCTCAAGCTGGACCGGCCCGCGTACCCCTTCCTCACGGTGGGCGGCACCAACGGCAAGGGCTCCTGCGTCAGCTTCGCCGAGGCCATGCTCATGACCGCCGGCCGCAAGACCGGCGCCTACGTCTCGCCCCACCTCCTGCGTTACAACGAGCGCGTGCGCGTGGACGGTGAGGATGTCCCTGATGAAGAGTTCTGCGAGTCCTTCGCGCGCATCGACGCGGTGCGCGGCGACCTCAAGGTCACCTACTTCGAGTTCGGCACCCTCGCCGCCATCGATATCTTCGCGCGCCGCGGTGTGGAGGCGGCGGTACTGGAGGTGGGCTTGGGCGGGCGGCTGGATGCGGTGAACGCGCTGGACCCGGATGCAGCGCTGGTGTCCTCCATCGGCTTGGACCATCAGGATTGGCTGGGCCCCGATCGGGAGAGCATCGGCCGCGAGAAGGCCGGCATCTTCCGCACCGGTAGGCCCGCGGTGTGCGGTGATCGGGAGCCGCCCGCATCCCTGCGGGACTACGCCACGACCCTCCATGCGGATCTAAGACTCATCGGCCGCGACTTCGAGCATCACCCGGCTGGCGGGGGCTGGACTTGGCGTGGACGGGAGGGCAGCTATACGGGGCTGCCGGCACCGGCGCTGCCGGGCCGCGTCCAGTACGACAACGCCGCTTCGGTGATCGCCGCGCTGCAGGCCAGCGAGCGACTGCGGGTGCCGGAAGCCGCCATCCGCCGGGGCCTGATGGAGGCGCGCATCCCGGCCCGCTTCCAGCGCGTGGCGGGGCCGGTGGAGACCGTGTTCGACGTGTCCCATAACCCAGACGCGGCACGAGTGCTGTCGGAGAACCTGCTGGCGGCGCCGGCGCAAGGACAGAACGTCGCGGTGATGGGCATGTTCAAGGACAAGGCCGTGGAGGAGGTGGCCCGCGCGCTCGCCGGCCGCTTCCAGCGCTGGTACCTGGGGGGGCTCGAGGGCCCGCGCGGCCAGAGCGCGGCGGCCCTGGCGGCACGCGTGCACGCGGCGCTGCCTGAGGCACAGCTCGCGGAATTTCCCTCGGTGCCGGCCGCCTATGCCGCGGCCATGGGAGAAGCCTGTCCCGGCGACCGGGTGGTGGTGTTCGGCTCGTTCCAGACGGTGGCCGCCGTCCTCAAGGACGCCTGA
- the purF gene encoding amidophosphoribosyltransferase, whose amino-acid sequence MCGIVGIVGRGDVNQQLYDALLVLQHRGQDAAGAMTSEAGHLHLRKSNGLVRDVFHERHMLRLKGNLGIAHTRYPTAGSHHPSESQPFYTNSPYGIGLAHNGNLTNARALKELLLKEDLRHLNTSSDSEVLLNVFAHELQRVGGVEPDERAIFKAVSAVHRRCRGAYAVTALVAGYGVVGFRDPNGIRPLVFGKRETEAGTEYMLASESVALDVCGFQLVRDVAPGEAVVIDKDGKLYTHQCAEKPLFAPCIFEYVYFARPDSTMDDVSVHKARMRMGEKLAEKIQREWPDHDIDVVIPIPDTSRTSALQLANTLGVKYREGFIKNRYIGRTFIMPGQKLRSQSVRQKLNAIDLEFHGKNVLLVDDSIVRGTTSRQIIQMARDVGANKVYFASAAPPVKYANVYGIDMPTSHELVAHDKTEDEVAKFIGADKLIYQDIDDLIDAVRRGNPRIQRFETSVFTGEYITGDVTQDYLDSLEKERSDEAKQKRNKTERLVNIS is encoded by the coding sequence ATGTGCGGCATCGTCGGAATCGTCGGCAGGGGTGACGTGAACCAGCAGCTCTACGACGCGCTGCTGGTGCTGCAGCACCGCGGCCAGGACGCAGCCGGCGCCATGACCAGCGAGGCTGGGCACCTGCACTTGCGCAAGAGCAACGGCCTGGTGCGCGACGTGTTCCACGAGCGCCACATGCTCCGGCTCAAGGGCAACCTGGGCATCGCCCATACCCGCTACCCGACCGCCGGTAGCCATCATCCCTCCGAGTCGCAGCCGTTCTACACCAACTCGCCCTACGGCATCGGGCTCGCTCACAACGGCAACCTCACCAACGCGCGTGCCCTCAAGGAACTGCTGCTGAAGGAGGACCTGCGCCATCTCAACACAAGCTCCGACTCCGAGGTGCTGCTCAACGTGTTCGCACACGAGCTGCAGCGGGTGGGCGGCGTGGAGCCGGACGAGCGCGCCATCTTCAAGGCGGTGAGCGCGGTGCACCGGCGCTGCCGCGGCGCCTACGCGGTCACCGCGCTGGTGGCCGGTTACGGCGTGGTGGGCTTCCGCGATCCCAACGGCATCCGCCCGCTGGTGTTCGGCAAGCGAGAGACCGAGGCGGGTACCGAATACATGCTGGCTTCCGAGAGCGTGGCCCTTGACGTGTGCGGCTTCCAGCTGGTGCGTGACGTGGCGCCCGGCGAAGCGGTGGTGATCGACAAGGACGGCAAGCTCTACACCCACCAATGCGCCGAGAAACCGCTGTTCGCGCCCTGCATCTTCGAGTACGTGTACTTCGCGCGCCCCGACTCCACCATGGACGACGTCTCGGTGCACAAGGCACGCATGCGCATGGGCGAGAAGCTGGCCGAGAAGATCCAGCGCGAGTGGCCGGACCACGACATCGACGTGGTGATCCCGATCCCCGATACCAGCCGCACCAGCGCGCTGCAGCTCGCCAACACCCTCGGCGTGAAGTACCGCGAAGGGTTCATCAAGAACCGCTACATCGGCCGCACCTTCATCATGCCGGGACAGAAGCTGCGCAGCCAGTCGGTGCGCCAGAAGCTCAACGCCATCGACCTCGAGTTCCACGGCAAGAACGTGCTGTTGGTCGACGACTCCATCGTGCGCGGCACCACCTCGCGGCAGATCATCCAGATGGCGCGCGACGTGGGCGCCAACAAGGTGTACTTCGCCTCGGCCGCGCCGCCGGTCAAGTACGCGAACGTCTACGGCATCGACATGCCCACCTCCCACGAGCTCGTCGCCCACGACAAGACCGAAGACGAGGTGGCCAAGTTCATCGGCGCCGACAAGCTCATCTACCAGGACATCGACGACCTCATCGACGCGGTGCGCCGCGGCAACCCGCGCATCCAGCGCTTCGAGACCTCCGTGTTCACGGGCGAATACATCACCGGCGACGTGACCCAGGACTACCTGGACTCGTTGGAGAAGGAGCGCTCCGACGAGGCCAAGCAGAAGCGCAACAAGACCGAACGCCTTGTCAACATCTCCTGA
- the truA gene encoding tRNA pseudouridine(38-40) synthase TruA, translating to MTRYAVGIEYDGSAFMGWQRQVHPGRTVQAAVEDALAKVADHVVEVTCAGRTDAGVHASGQVIHFDTGARRDLRGWLLGTNANLPPDVAAGWVMEVPETFHARFKANARQYRYVILNRATRPALMRGELTWIHRPLDESGMAAAARYLTGKHDFSAFRSVDCQAKQPVRTLTRLDVRREDERIVIDAVADGFLHHMVRNIAGVLVAVGEGKRDPGWAREVLEGRDRTLGGVTAPPNGLSLTAVQYPPEFGIPVPAGALFSDTLSVLPRER from the coding sequence GTGACCCGTTACGCAGTCGGCATCGAATACGACGGTTCCGCCTTCATGGGCTGGCAGCGCCAGGTCCATCCCGGCCGCACCGTGCAGGCCGCCGTGGAAGACGCGCTGGCGAAGGTGGCCGACCATGTGGTCGAGGTCACTTGCGCCGGCCGCACCGACGCCGGCGTGCATGCCTCGGGCCAGGTGATCCACTTCGACACGGGCGCGAGACGCGACCTGCGCGGCTGGCTGCTCGGCACCAACGCCAACCTGCCGCCGGACGTGGCGGCGGGCTGGGTGATGGAGGTGCCGGAGACGTTCCACGCCCGCTTCAAGGCCAACGCGCGCCAGTACCGCTACGTGATCCTGAACCGGGCCACGCGCCCGGCGCTCATGCGCGGCGAGCTCACCTGGATCCACCGGCCCCTGGACGAGTCGGGCATGGCGGCGGCGGCACGTTATCTCACAGGCAAGCATGACTTCTCCGCATTCCGCTCGGTGGATTGCCAGGCGAAGCAGCCGGTGCGCACGCTGACGCGGCTCGACGTCAGGCGCGAAGACGAGCGCATCGTCATCGATGCGGTAGCCGACGGTTTCCTGCACCACATGGTGCGCAACATCGCCGGGGTGCTGGTGGCGGTGGGCGAGGGCAAGCGCGATCCTGGTTGGGCGCGCGAGGTGCTGGAGGGACGCGACCGCACCCTGGGTGGCGTGACCGCGCCGCCGAACGGCCTGAGCCTGACCGCGGTGCAGTACCCGCCGGAATTCGGCATCCCGGTCCCGGCCGGCGCGCTCTTTTCTGATACGCTTTCCGTCCTTCCACGGGAGAGATGA
- a CDS encoding FimV/HubP family polar landmark protein, with the protein TPATAAPAMTAPESQAPAEQAPAEVAAAPQAQPQAATPEPTASPPPAPAPSFEQAPAQRALGMNYGPIHRGETLSSIAKSVRPEGVTLNQMMIAIYQANPEVFMRNINRMKSGYILRMPAATDVQAISVADANAEVREQMQAWRENRIAAAPSSAAPATTSPELQIVAPGSAAESSAEVPGAEQQGSGTAPSSTGKPGTGSAPSGGLTPPAPTPANQAPLSVNSNSLANVQQQATQQNAAPSLPTPPAATNVPLPQAAQSTPAKSKPAPQPVQESGGILDMVFSLYGIIALIVIAMIVLAVVIIRKRKAAGGGSGATAKGPGRIKADWMKQESVDSGDDTAASSTTRTRNRKKIAASEDVQEKTVLAEPPSELGDSDKTMLMASPPPMPSGGDTMMGGAATGGSQLDVSDPMAEADFHMAYGLYDQAADVLRKALRQDPNARAVQVKLLEVFFTAGDKDNFVNEAKKLRQSMGGAPDKDWESVAIMGRQVAPDEPLFSSGGGAVTGAVDLALDGGGTDTVVSDLDALGGAFTSAGAAPIPEAPAPAPAPAADNSMDFSLPDIEPMAAEPAAEPVAEAPKAAEGGMEFDLGDLNFEPTPAKQGGVEKAAPSLGTDEPTVATDFGTDSQVEFDKALNDLASFVNTNVPAQPATEEEDDKTLAIRPPKAPAPADDLSMDLGSVPAAEDAPAGGGSSMNEIGTKLDLARAYIDMGDPDGAKSILEEVIAEGNAQQKSEAQELIKHVS; encoded by the coding sequence CGACGCCCGCCACCGCCGCGCCGGCGATGACCGCACCCGAGAGCCAGGCTCCCGCCGAACAGGCGCCAGCGGAAGTCGCCGCTGCGCCGCAAGCGCAGCCGCAAGCAGCCACGCCCGAGCCGACCGCTTCGCCGCCGCCCGCACCCGCGCCCTCGTTCGAACAGGCGCCCGCACAACGGGCGCTTGGCATGAATTACGGCCCGATTCATCGCGGTGAGACCCTCTCCAGCATCGCCAAGTCGGTGCGTCCGGAGGGCGTGACGCTCAACCAGATGATGATCGCCATCTACCAGGCGAACCCCGAAGTCTTCATGCGCAACATCAACCGCATGAAGTCGGGCTACATCTTGCGGATGCCGGCTGCGACCGACGTGCAGGCCATCAGCGTCGCCGACGCCAACGCCGAAGTGCGCGAGCAGATGCAGGCCTGGCGCGAGAACCGCATCGCGGCGGCGCCGTCGTCCGCCGCGCCCGCCACCACTTCGCCGGAGCTGCAGATCGTGGCCCCGGGTTCCGCCGCCGAGAGCAGCGCAGAGGTGCCGGGTGCCGAGCAGCAGGGCAGCGGCACCGCGCCTTCCAGCACCGGCAAGCCGGGCACGGGCAGCGCGCCGTCCGGTGGCCTGACGCCGCCCGCACCGACGCCCGCCAACCAGGCGCCGCTGTCGGTCAACAGCAACTCCTTGGCGAACGTGCAGCAGCAGGCCACGCAGCAGAACGCCGCGCCCAGTCTGCCGACGCCGCCCGCCGCCACCAACGTGCCGCTGCCCCAGGCGGCGCAGTCCACGCCTGCCAAATCCAAGCCCGCGCCGCAACCGGTGCAGGAGTCCGGCGGCATCCTGGACATGGTGTTCAGCCTCTACGGCATCATCGCCCTGATCGTCATCGCGATGATCGTGCTGGCGGTGGTGATCATCAGGAAGCGCAAAGCTGCTGGCGGCGGTTCCGGTGCCACCGCCAAGGGCCCGGGCCGCATCAAGGCCGACTGGATGAAGCAGGAGAGCGTGGATTCCGGTGACGACACCGCCGCGTCCTCCACCACGCGTACCCGCAACCGCAAGAAGATCGCGGCTTCGGAAGACGTGCAGGAGAAGACGGTGCTGGCCGAGCCGCCGAGTGAGCTCGGCGACAGCGACAAGACCATGCTCATGGCCTCGCCTCCGCCGATGCCCTCGGGCGGTGACACCATGATGGGCGGCGCCGCGACCGGCGGCTCGCAGCTCGACGTGTCCGATCCGATGGCGGAGGCCGACTTCCACATGGCCTACGGCCTGTATGACCAGGCCGCGGACGTGCTGCGCAAGGCGTTGCGCCAGGATCCGAACGCGCGCGCGGTGCAGGTCAAGCTGCTGGAGGTGTTCTTCACCGCCGGCGACAAGGACAACTTTGTCAACGAAGCCAAGAAGCTGCGCCAGTCCATGGGCGGCGCGCCGGACAAGGACTGGGAGAGCGTCGCGATCATGGGCCGCCAGGTGGCCCCCGACGAGCCCTTGTTCAGCTCCGGAGGCGGCGCCGTCACCGGCGCGGTGGACCTCGCGCTCGATGGCGGCGGCACCGACACGGTGGTCAGCGACCTGGACGCGCTCGGCGGCGCCTTCACCAGCGCCGGTGCGGCTCCGATCCCTGAGGCTCCGGCTCCCGCGCCGGCCCCGGCGGCTGACAACAGCATGGATTTCTCGCTGCCGGACATCGAGCCGATGGCGGCCGAGCCTGCGGCGGAACCCGTGGCCGAAGCCCCCAAGGCGGCTGAAGGCGGCATGGAGTTCGACCTGGGTGACCTCAACTTCGAGCCCACCCCGGCCAAGCAGGGCGGCGTCGAGAAGGCAGCCCCCTCGCTCGGCACAGACGAGCCCACAGTGGCCACGGACTTCGGCACGGATTCCCAGGTGGAGTTCGACAAGGCCCTGAACGACCTGGCCTCGTTCGTGAACACCAACGTCCCGGCCCAGCCGGCGACGGAAGAAGAGGACGATAAGACGCTGGCGATCCGCCCGCCGAAGGCCCCGGCCCCGGCGGATGACCTCAGCATGGATCTCGGCAGCGTGCCCGCCGCCGAGGACGCCCCTGCCGGCGGCGGCAGCAGCATGAACGAGATCGGCACCAAGCTGGACCTCGCCCGCGCCTACATCGACATGGGCGACCCGGACGGTGCCAAGAGCATCCTCGAAGAGGTGATCGCCGAGGGCAACGCCCAGCAGAAGTCGGAAGCCCAGGAGCTGATCAAGCACGTCTCCTGA
- a CDS encoding CvpA family protein, translated as MTPADIAILAIIFVSALLGLARGFLREVASLLLWILGFWLAVRYAAPIGNAFKFVKGGEDRLIVGYGVILAGVLIVSTVVGMLLKKLVESSGAGVGDRSLGTVFGTARGVVIVTVIIVLGSMALVPQPRWWRESKLIPYAMPLVNVVRRMAPVPVDFHPLPAPAAPAPAELDPG; from the coding sequence ATGACTCCAGCCGACATCGCCATCCTGGCCATCATCTTCGTCTCGGCGCTGCTCGGCCTGGCGCGCGGGTTCCTGCGCGAGGTCGCTTCCCTGCTGCTGTGGATACTGGGCTTCTGGCTGGCGGTGCGCTACGCGGCCCCCATCGGGAACGCTTTCAAGTTCGTGAAGGGCGGAGAGGACCGCCTGATCGTCGGCTACGGTGTGATCCTGGCGGGCGTGCTCATCGTCAGCACCGTGGTCGGCATGCTACTCAAAAAGCTGGTGGAGAGCTCGGGTGCCGGCGTCGGCGACCGCTCCCTGGGCACCGTGTTCGGCACCGCCCGCGGCGTGGTGATCGTGACCGTCATCATCGTGCTCGGCAGCATGGCGCTCGTGCCCCAGCCGCGCTGGTGGCGGGAGTCAAAGCTCATCCCCTACGCCATGCCGCTCGTCAACGTGGTGCGGCGCATGGCCCCGGTGCCGGTGGACTTCCATCCGTTGCCGGCTCCGGCGGCCCCGGCACCCGCGGAACTGGATCCAGGTTGA
- the trpA gene encoding tryptophan synthase subunit alpha, producing the protein MSRIAERFAAVKAAGRSALVPYIAAGDPGKAATVPLMHALVEAGADALELGVPFSDPSADGPVIQAACERALAAGTTLKDVLAMVREFRATDRDTPVILMGYLNPVEAFGAEAFAAAAAEAGVDGVLTVDMPPEEAAPLAGLLKARGLDPIFLLAPTTDMARARRITETASGFVYYVSLKGVTGAARLDLDEVRSRLGALRGLTPLPVGVGFGVRDAATAAALAGVADAVIVGSAVVSRVAEHRHDAAAMTAAVQEFVKGLRQAMDAARRTGA; encoded by the coding sequence GTGAGCCGCATCGCGGAGCGTTTCGCCGCCGTGAAGGCCGCTGGCCGCAGCGCGCTGGTGCCCTACATCGCCGCAGGCGATCCGGGCAAGGCCGCCACCGTCCCGCTGATGCACGCGCTGGTGGAAGCCGGGGCCGACGCGCTGGAGCTTGGCGTGCCGTTCTCCGACCCGAGCGCCGATGGGCCCGTGATCCAGGCCGCCTGCGAGCGGGCATTGGCCGCCGGCACCACTCTCAAAGACGTGCTGGCCATGGTGCGGGAGTTCCGTGCCACGGACCGCGACACGCCGGTGATCCTCATGGGCTACCTCAATCCGGTAGAGGCATTCGGCGCCGAGGCCTTCGCCGCCGCTGCCGCCGAGGCGGGCGTGGACGGTGTGCTCACCGTGGATATGCCGCCGGAGGAGGCCGCGCCGCTGGCGGGGCTGCTCAAGGCCCGGGGTCTCGACCCCATCTTCCTGCTGGCGCCCACCACAGACATGGCGCGTGCCCGCCGCATCACGGAAACCGCCTCGGGCTTCGTCTATTATGTCTCCCTGAAGGGCGTGACCGGGGCCGCGCGCCTGGACTTGGACGAGGTCCGCTCAAGGCTCGGAGCGCTACGCGGCCTGACCCCGCTGCCCGTGGGTGTAGGCTTCGGTGTGCGTGACGCGGCCACCGCCGCGGCGCTCGCCGGGGTGGCAGACGCGGTGATCGTCGGCAGTGCGGTGGTGAGCCGCGTCGCCGAGCACAGGCATGATGCCGCGGCCATGACCGCCGCGGTGCAGGAATTCGTGAAGGGACTGCGCCAGGCGATGGACGCGGCCCGCAGGACAGGAGCATGA
- a CDS encoding SPOR domain-containing protein, which yields MELGLKERLIGAAVLVVLGVIIIPFFLKGSPAPDSSVNQALTLPPSGSTAVQQYTLPLDASTAPGAALAAAPATAAAPTAATAPVLQPAPKAKAPVHSIARTPAPKPAPVATQANGKWMVQAGSYGTQANADKVVKTLKAHGIKASVSRFAKAGHTYYRVRTGPYAERSDADKAAGVVSKAIGGKASVVPND from the coding sequence ATGGAGCTCGGACTCAAAGAACGCCTCATCGGCGCCGCGGTGCTGGTGGTGCTGGGCGTGATCATCATCCCCTTCTTCCTCAAGGGCTCGCCCGCGCCGGATTCCAGCGTGAACCAGGCGCTGACGCTGCCGCCCTCCGGTTCCACCGCCGTCCAGCAGTACACGCTGCCGCTCGACGCATCCACCGCGCCCGGCGCCGCCCTGGCGGCGGCACCGGCCACCGCAGCCGCACCCACGGCCGCCACGGCGCCGGTCCTGCAGCCCGCGCCGAAGGCCAAGGCGCCTGTGCACAGCATCGCGCGCACCCCGGCGCCCAAGCCGGCTCCGGTCGCGACCCAGGCGAACGGCAAGTGGATGGTGCAGGCGGGCAGCTATGGCACCCAGGCCAATGCCGACAAGGTGGTGAAGACCCTCAAGGCACACGGCATCAAGGCCAGCGTCAGCCGCTTTGCCAAGGCGGGCCACACCTACTACCGGGTGCGCACCGGCCCCTACGCGGAACGTTCCGATGCCGACAAGGCGGCCGGCGTGGTCTCCAAGGCGATCGGCGGCAAGGCCAGCGTGGTGCCGAACGACTGA
- the trpB gene encoding tryptophan synthase subunit beta — protein MPQTLKKEALKESLRTLPDAGGRFGAYGGRFVAETLMGPVEQLRLAYDESRRDAAFQAELQRHLRDFVGRPSPLYLAERLTADAGGARIWLKREDLNHTGAHKINNALGQALLARRMGKKRLIAETGAGQHGVATATVAARFGFECVVYMGEEDIRRQAINVYRMKLLGATVVPVTAGSRTLKDALNEAMRDWVSNVDDTYYVIGTVAGPHPYPMMVRDFHACIGEETRRQILAAEGKLPDALVACVGGGSNAIGLFHAFLDDACAIYGVEAGGDGLHTGKHAASLTGGRPGVLHGNRTYVLEDAAGQITETHSISAGLDYPGVGPEHSWLKDIGRVKYEVVTDAEALEAFHALTRSEGIMPALESSHAIYWALKLAPLMRKEQSIVVNLSGRGDKDIHTVAAREGIEL, from the coding sequence ATGCCGCAGACGCTTAAGAAGGAAGCGCTCAAGGAGTCGCTGCGCACTCTGCCCGACGCGGGCGGACGCTTCGGCGCCTATGGCGGACGCTTCGTGGCCGAGACCCTGATGGGCCCGGTCGAACAACTCAGGCTTGCATACGATGAATCCCGCCGCGACGCAGCATTCCAGGCGGAACTGCAGCGCCACCTCCGGGACTTCGTCGGCCGGCCCTCGCCCCTCTACCTCGCCGAGCGGCTCACCGCCGATGCCGGCGGTGCGCGAATCTGGCTCAAGCGCGAGGACCTGAACCACACCGGTGCCCATAAGATCAATAACGCGCTGGGCCAGGCGCTGCTCGCCAGGCGCATGGGCAAGAAGCGGCTCATCGCCGAGACCGGTGCAGGCCAGCACGGCGTGGCCACGGCCACGGTGGCGGCACGCTTCGGCTTCGAGTGCGTGGTGTACATGGGCGAGGAGGACATCCGTCGCCAGGCCATCAACGTCTACCGCATGAAGCTCCTGGGTGCGACGGTGGTGCCGGTGACTGCCGGCTCCCGCACCCTCAAGGACGCGCTCAACGAGGCGATGCGCGACTGGGTCAGCAACGTGGATGACACCTATTACGTCATCGGCACCGTGGCGGGACCGCATCCCTATCCCATGATGGTGCGCGACTTCCACGCCTGCATCGGCGAGGAGACGCGGCGGCAGATCCTGGCGGCGGAGGGCAAGCTTCCCGATGCGCTGGTAGCCTGCGTCGGCGGCGGCTCCAACGCCATCGGCCTGTTCCACGCCTTCCTCGACGATGCCTGCGCCATCTACGGCGTGGAGGCGGGCGGCGACGGCCTGCATACCGGAAAACACGCGGCCTCCCTCACGGGCGGGCGTCCCGGTGTGCTGCATGGCAACCGCACTTACGTGCTGGAGGACGCCGCCGGCCAGATCACCGAGACCCACTCCATCTCTGCCGGCCTCGACTACCCCGGCGTCGGTCCTGAGCATTCCTGGCTCAAGGACATCGGCCGCGTGAAGTACGAGGTGGTGACCGACGCGGAAGCGCTGGAAGCCTTCCACGCGCTCACCCGCAGCGAGGGGATCATGCCGGCGCTGGAATCGAGCCACGCCATCTACTGGGCCCTCAAGCTCGCCCCGCTCATGCGCAAGGAACAGTCCATCGTGGTGAACCTCTCGGGCCGCGGCGACAAGGACATCCACACCGTGGCGGCGCGGGAGGGCATCGAGCTGTGA
- a CDS encoding phosphoribosylanthranilate isomerase codes for MRVRVKVCGMTRSEDCAAAARLGVDAVGLVFYPKSPRHVGVEQARTLVTSLPAFVTVTALFLDPSREQVQQVLDNVRVELLQFHGGEPAEFCRGFARPYIKAVPMGSQADVAEYAHRHAGAAALLLDSHAAGQGGGTGVSFDWAALPRFEGPPLILAGGLNPSNVATAIRIVRPYGVDVSSGVESKPGIKDADKMADFVREVNDAADA; via the coding sequence TTGCGCGTCAGGGTCAAGGTCTGCGGCATGACACGGAGCGAGGACTGCGCGGCGGCCGCGCGCCTCGGCGTGGATGCGGTGGGCCTGGTGTTCTATCCCAAGAGCCCGCGCCACGTCGGCGTGGAGCAGGCCCGCACGCTGGTGACGAGCTTGCCGGCCTTCGTCACCGTGACCGCGTTGTTCCTGGACCCCTCCCGGGAACAGGTGCAGCAGGTCCTGGACAACGTGCGTGTGGAGCTGCTGCAGTTCCACGGCGGCGAGCCGGCGGAGTTCTGCCGCGGTTTCGCCCGTCCCTACATAAAGGCCGTGCCCATGGGCAGCCAGGCGGACGTGGCGGAGTATGCACACCGCCACGCCGGCGCCGCGGCGCTCCTGCTGGACAGCCATGCCGCGGGCCAGGGCGGCGGCACCGGTGTGAGCTTCGACTGGGCCGCGCTGCCCAGGTTCGAAGGACCGCCGCTGATCCTGGCAGGCGGGCTCAACCCTTCCAACGTCGCTACCGCCATCCGCATCGTGCGGCCCTACGGCGTCGACGTGTCGAGCGGCGTCGAGTCCAAGCCCGGCATCAAGGATGCGGACAAGATGGCGGACTTCGTGCGCGAGGTGAACGATGCCGCAGACGCTTAA
- the accD gene encoding acetyl-CoA carboxylase, carboxyltransferase subunit beta produces the protein MNWFKKLVPSRINTEGRASRRSVPEGLWTKCDECNSVLYRAEVERNLYVCPKCNHHMRLGARQRLDFFLDAGSGVEIGASVEPVDVLKFRDSKKYKDRITSAQKATGEKDALVAMKGRLKGMRIVACAFEFRYMGGSMGSVVGERFLRAADAALEEGAPLVCFSASGGARMQEALISLMQMAKTSAALARLAKAGVPFISVMTDPTTGGVSASLAMLGDVNVAEPKALIGFAGQRVIEQTVRETLPEGFQRSEFLVEHGAVDLIVDRREMRDKLASLLAMMTRQPAPAEAENS, from the coding sequence ATGAACTGGTTCAAGAAGCTCGTCCCCTCCCGCATCAACACCGAAGGCCGCGCCAGCCGGCGCAGCGTGCCCGAGGGGCTGTGGACCAAGTGCGACGAGTGCAACTCGGTGCTGTACCGCGCCGAGGTGGAGCGCAACCTCTACGTCTGCCCCAAGTGTAACCACCACATGCGCCTGGGCGCGCGCCAGCGCCTGGACTTCTTCCTGGACGCGGGTTCCGGCGTCGAGATCGGCGCCTCAGTGGAGCCGGTGGACGTGCTCAAGTTCCGCGACAGCAAGAAATACAAGGACCGCATCACCTCCGCCCAGAAGGCGACCGGCGAGAAAGACGCGCTGGTGGCCATGAAGGGCCGCCTCAAGGGCATGCGCATCGTCGCCTGCGCCTTCGAGTTCCGCTACATGGGCGGCTCCATGGGCTCGGTGGTGGGTGAGCGCTTCCTGCGGGCCGCCGATGCGGCCCTGGAAGAGGGCGCGCCGCTGGTGTGCTTCTCCGCGAGCGGCGGCGCCCGCATGCAGGAGGCGCTGATCTCCCTGATGCAGATGGCCAAGACCAGCGCCGCCTTGGCGCGGCTCGCCAAGGCCGGTGTCCCCTTCATCTCGGTGATGACCGATCCCACCACCGGCGGCGTCTCCGCCAGCCTCGCCATGCTGGGCGACGTGAATGTGGCGGAGCCCAAGGCGCTGATCGGCTTCGCCGGCCAGCGCGTCATCGAGCAGACCGTGCGCGAGACCCTGCCGGAGGGCTTCCAGCGCAGCGAGTTTCTGGTGGAACACGGCGCGGTGGACCTGATCGTGGATCGGCGCGAGATGCGCGATAAGCTCGCGAGCCTCCTGGCGATGATGACGCGCCAGCCCGCGCCGGCTGAAGCCGAGAATTCCTGA